The following proteins come from a genomic window of Nostoc sp. ATCC 53789:
- the lysA gene encoding diaminopimelate decarboxylase → MVSTHPTGVQHSGSQYLPQRRDTNPNLSPNQELLPLTARVHNHDSLEIGGCDVTTLVKQFGSPLYILDEETLRSACQQYRDAFKQYYKGESQVLYASKAWNCLAVCAIAASEGLGIDVVSGGELYTALQAGVSPEKIYLHGNNKSREELILAIESGVTIVADNWYELRTLVEIAGEQGNRGAGGENVTSSPLPIRIMLRLTPGIECHTHEYIRTGHLDSKFGFDPNDLDEVFTFVSQQPTLDCVGVHAHIGSQIFERQPHQDLAAVMVQWLRDAGKYGLNITELNVGGGLGIKYTESDDPPSIEEWVKAICEVVQEACAVENLPLPKLLSEPGRSLIATACVTAYTIGSSKVIPEIRTYVAIDGGMSDNPRPITYQSVYRAVVANKMSSPLTQTVTIAGKHCESGDILIKNALLPKTEPGDILVVMGTGAYNYSMASNYNRLPRPAAVVVANGEANLILQRETYQDLIRQDSLPERLKI, encoded by the coding sequence ATGGTATCGACTCACCCCACTGGGGTTCAACATTCTGGAAGTCAATATTTACCTCAAAGGCGCGACACTAACCCAAATCTCTCGCCTAATCAGGAACTTTTACCCCTAACTGCTAGAGTTCATAATCATGACTCCCTAGAAATTGGTGGATGTGATGTCACAACCCTAGTTAAGCAATTTGGTTCACCTTTATATATTTTAGATGAAGAAACCCTGCGTTCAGCTTGTCAGCAATACCGAGATGCTTTCAAGCAGTACTACAAGGGCGAATCTCAAGTATTGTACGCCTCAAAAGCTTGGAATTGTTTAGCAGTTTGTGCGATCGCGGCATCAGAGGGTTTAGGAATCGATGTAGTTTCTGGTGGCGAACTTTACACCGCCTTGCAAGCAGGTGTTAGTCCTGAGAAAATCTACCTTCATGGAAATAATAAATCTCGTGAAGAATTAATTTTAGCGATCGAGTCTGGTGTCACCATTGTGGCGGATAACTGGTATGAGTTGCGTACTCTTGTGGAAATAGCAGGGGAGCAGGGGAACAGGGGAGCAGGGGGAGAAAATGTTACCTCATCCCCTCTCCCTATACGTATCATGCTACGGCTAACTCCCGGTATTGAATGCCATACTCACGAATATATCCGCACGGGACACTTAGATAGCAAATTTGGCTTTGATCCCAACGATTTAGATGAAGTATTTACCTTTGTCAGTCAACAACCCACCCTTGACTGCGTAGGGGTACACGCTCATATTGGTTCCCAAATTTTTGAGCGCCAACCGCATCAAGATTTAGCTGCTGTCATGGTGCAATGGCTACGAGATGCCGGAAAGTATGGTTTAAATATTACAGAGTTAAATGTTGGCGGTGGTTTGGGGATTAAGTATACAGAATCAGACGATCCTCCCAGCATTGAAGAGTGGGTGAAGGCAATTTGTGAAGTTGTCCAAGAAGCCTGTGCGGTCGAAAATCTGCCTTTGCCGAAATTACTGAGTGAACCAGGGCGATCGCTAATTGCCACAGCTTGCGTCACTGCTTATACTATTGGTTCATCCAAAGTTATTCCAGAAATTCGTACCTACGTAGCGATCGATGGGGGAATGTCCGATAATCCTCGCCCGATTACTTACCAATCAGTTTATCGGGCAGTAGTTGCCAATAAAATGTCTTCTCCTTTAACTCAAACAGTCACAATTGCTGGTAAACATTGTGAATCAGGAGATATTCTGATTAAAAATGCACTACTCCCAAAGACTGAACCAGGAGATATTCTCGTAGTTATGGGAACTGGTGCGTACAATTACAGTATGGCATCTAACTACAACCGCTTGCCCCGACCGGCAGCAGTTGTGGTGGCGAATGGCGAAGCGAATTTAATTTTGCAACGTGAAACTTATCAAGACTTAATTCGACAAGATAGCCTACCAGAAAGGCTGAAAATTTAG
- the rimI gene encoding ribosomal protein S18-alanine N-acetyltransferase — translation MISLDLEIKLLTPDNLSAILELDQACFGGLWTMEGYKRELDSPNSDLLGLFSPFSNVSLLGMGCFWSILEEAHITILAVHPQYHRQGLGAALLYSLLKTACDRGMERATLEVRASNLAAISLYQKFGFKTAGRRRGYYQDNGEDALILWLPDLQHSKFQTTLDQWYATISDRLSKSSWHLLFK, via the coding sequence GTGATCTCATTAGACTTAGAAATTAAATTACTGACACCAGATAATCTCAGTGCAATTCTGGAACTAGATCAAGCCTGTTTTGGCGGACTTTGGACAATGGAAGGCTACAAACGAGAATTGGATAGCCCCAACAGCGATTTACTCGGTTTATTTTCCCCATTCTCCAACGTTAGTTTGTTAGGAATGGGTTGCTTTTGGTCAATTTTAGAGGAAGCCCACATTACAATTTTGGCGGTTCATCCCCAATATCACCGTCAAGGTTTGGGTGCGGCTTTACTATATTCACTCCTTAAGACAGCTTGCGATCGCGGAATGGAGCGAGCTACCCTCGAAGTCCGAGCTTCCAACTTGGCGGCAATATCTTTATATCAAAAATTTGGCTTCAAAACAGCCGGACGGCGGCGGGGTTACTACCAAGATAACGGTGAGGATGCGCTAATCCTTTGGCTCCCCGATTTACAACACTCCAAATTTCAAACAACTTTAGACCAGTGGTATGCCACAATCAGCGATCGCCTTAGCAAATCCTCTTGGCATTTACTTTTTAAGTAG
- a CDS encoding ATP-dependent Clp protease ATP-binding subunit, protein MFERFTEKAIKVIMLAQEEARRLGHNFVGTEQILLGLIGEGTGVAAKVLKSMGVNLKDARIEVEKIIGRGSGFVAVEIPFTPRAKRVLELSLEEARQLGHNYIGTEHLLLGLIREGEGVAARVLENLGVDLSKVRTQVIRMLGETAEVSPGGSSGRTKTPTLDEFGSNLTQMAIDNKLDPVVGRAKEIERVIQILGRRTKNNPVLIGEPGVGKTAIAEGLASRIATKDVPDILEDKRVVTLDIGLLVAGTKYRGEFEERLKKIMDEIRSAGNVILVIDEVHTLIGAGAAEGAIDAANILKPALARGELQCIGATTLDEYRKHIERDAALERRFQPVMVGEPTVDETIEILYGLRERYEQHHKLKISDEALVAAAKLSDRYISDRFLPDKAIDLVDEAGSRVRLINSQLPPAAKELDKELRQILKEKDDAVRSQDFDKAGELRDREMEIKAEIRAIAQSKTNATGTEGEEPVVTEEDIAHIVASWTGVPVNKLTESESEKLLHMEDTLHQRLIGQDEAVKAVSRAIRRARVGLKNPNRPIASFVFSGPTGVGKTELAKSLAAYFFGSEEAMIRLDMSEYMERHTVSKLIGSPPGYVGYNEGGQLTEAVRRRPYTVVLFDEIEKAHPDVFNMLLQILEDGRLTDAKGRTVDFKNTLLILTSNIGSKVIEKGGSGIGFEFSEDASESTYNRIRSLVNEELKQYFRPEFLNRLDEIIVFRQLNKPEVTQIAEIMLKEVFGRLTEKGITLEVTDRFKDRLIQEGYSPSYGARPLRRAIMRLLEDSLAEEILSGRIKDGDTALVDVDENGIVQVSSQQRRELLPQGVE, encoded by the coding sequence ATGTTTGAACGCTTCACAGAAAAAGCCATTAAGGTAATCATGCTGGCCCAAGAAGAGGCCCGCCGTTTAGGTCACAACTTTGTCGGAACCGAGCAGATCCTCCTGGGTCTGATTGGCGAAGGCACTGGAGTGGCTGCCAAGGTGCTGAAATCGATGGGCGTCAATCTTAAAGATGCCCGAATTGAAGTTGAAAAAATTATAGGACGGGGATCAGGCTTTGTTGCCGTGGAAATTCCGTTTACGCCACGGGCAAAGCGAGTTCTAGAACTCTCCTTGGAAGAAGCACGCCAACTGGGGCATAACTACATTGGCACCGAGCATCTGCTGTTGGGCCTAATCCGCGAAGGGGAAGGTGTCGCAGCCAGGGTGCTAGAAAACCTCGGTGTGGATCTATCTAAGGTAAGAACCCAAGTCATCCGTATGTTGGGAGAAACTGCCGAAGTTTCACCAGGCGGCTCATCCGGGCGCACAAAAACCCCAACTCTGGATGAATTTGGCTCAAACCTGACCCAGATGGCGATAGACAATAAGCTCGATCCAGTGGTGGGACGCGCCAAGGAAATTGAGCGGGTGATCCAGATATTGGGTCGCCGAACCAAAAATAACCCAGTGCTGATTGGGGAACCAGGGGTTGGTAAAACTGCGATCGCTGAAGGTTTAGCTTCACGCATTGCCACCAAAGATGTCCCTGACATCCTGGAAGATAAACGCGTCGTCACGTTGGATATTGGTTTGCTCGTAGCAGGAACCAAGTACCGGGGTGAATTTGAAGAACGCTTGAAAAAAATCATGGATGAAATCCGCTCTGCGGGTAATGTCATTCTCGTGATTGATGAGGTACACACCTTAATTGGTGCAGGTGCAGCCGAAGGTGCTATTGACGCAGCGAATATCCTCAAACCAGCTTTGGCCAGAGGTGAGTTGCAGTGCATCGGAGCTACAACCTTAGATGAATACCGGAAGCACATCGAGCGAGATGCAGCGCTAGAGCGGCGTTTCCAACCAGTGATGGTTGGTGAACCTACAGTTGATGAAACAATTGAAATTTTATATGGTCTGCGCGAACGCTACGAGCAACACCATAAACTGAAAATCTCCGACGAAGCATTAGTGGCGGCGGCGAAGTTATCAGACCGTTACATTAGCGATCGCTTCCTCCCAGATAAAGCCATCGACTTAGTTGATGAAGCTGGTTCTAGAGTGCGCTTGATTAACTCCCAACTGCCACCCGCAGCCAAAGAGTTAGACAAAGAACTGCGTCAGATATTAAAAGAAAAAGATGATGCAGTGCGCTCTCAAGACTTTGACAAAGCTGGAGAACTGCGCGATCGCGAAATGGAAATCAAAGCCGAAATCCGAGCGATCGCTCAAAGCAAGACCAATGCAACTGGTACAGAAGGTGAAGAACCTGTAGTTACAGAAGAAGACATTGCCCACATTGTCGCTTCTTGGACTGGGGTACCGGTGAACAAACTCACCGAATCTGAATCTGAAAAGCTGCTGCACATGGAAGATACCTTGCATCAGCGTTTAATTGGTCAAGATGAAGCTGTGAAAGCAGTTTCACGGGCAATTCGTCGCGCTCGTGTCGGTTTGAAGAATCCCAATCGACCCATAGCTAGCTTTGTCTTCTCTGGGCCTACTGGTGTGGGTAAAACCGAGTTGGCGAAATCCTTAGCTGCTTACTTCTTCGGTTCCGAAGAAGCGATGATCCGCTTAGATATGTCCGAATACATGGAGCGTCACACCGTCAGCAAGCTGATTGGTTCCCCTCCAGGTTATGTTGGCTATAACGAAGGTGGTCAGCTGACTGAAGCCGTGCGGCGGCGACCTTACACCGTGGTGTTGTTCGACGAAATCGAAAAAGCGCACCCCGATGTCTTCAACATGCTGTTGCAAATTTTGGAAGACGGTCGGTTAACTGATGCCAAAGGTCGCACGGTAGACTTCAAGAACACCTTGCTGATTTTAACTTCCAATATTGGTTCTAAGGTAATTGAAAAAGGCGGTAGCGGTATCGGCTTTGAATTCTCCGAAGATGCCAGCGAGTCAACTTACAACCGGATTCGCTCTTTAGTCAACGAAGAACTCAAGCAGTACTTCCGTCCAGAGTTCCTCAACCGACTCGATGAAATTATCGTCTTCCGTCAGTTGAACAAGCCGGAAGTGACCCAAATCGCCGAAATTATGCTCAAGGAAGTATTTGGTCGTCTGACGGAAAAGGGTATCACCTTAGAAGTCACAGACCGCTTCAAGGATCGTTTGATCCAAGAAGGTTACAGTCCCAGCTACGGTGCAAGGCCATTACGTCGGGCAATTATGCGCCTGTTAGAAGATAGCCTAGCAGAAGAAATTCTGTCTGGTCGTATCAAAGATGGCGATACAGCCCTTGTTGATGTGGATGAAAATGGCATTGTCCAAGTTAGTTCTCAACAGCGTCGGGAATTGTTACCCCAAGGTGTTGAGTAA
- a CDS encoding glycosyltransferase family 39 protein → MYRPNIVKLFTKRTIIFAPKKWLFSLLVISLVLWLIFLGNSPLRDWDEGTYALVAREIYRTGNWLYPTLQGEPFLLKPPLMQWLIALCYQLGGVQELTTRLPGAILTALGVPLLYLVGCLAFKQNLPALFAALVYLTMLPVVRHGRLAMLDGMTISFFLLLLFCLLKARQNRKYALGVGFCLGLIILTKGTIVLLLGAIACLFLLADRQLALLKSPYLWIGILLGNAPAIAWYLAQWQHYGNTFLEVHFQAQAFDRLTQTVEGNSGPVWYYLLELLKYGFPWLLFLPGGLYLAWKKRYETWGSLVLLVIIIYLGTISFMRTKLPWYVMPVYPFLALAIGANLSEVWQNRHFRVRSWTIFLGIISIAGFGGCVYFFIKKQPILIVMSIVLIISMGIAAWLVKQRDRNFIPVLFTGMYLVLTLLVSSQSWIWELNEAFPVKPVAALIRANVSPGTQIYTSFAYGRPSLDFYSDCKVTATTVPLLQKMLSNKSYLLLDNGALQQINLTGSKILGATNEFTLIIKN, encoded by the coding sequence ATGTATCGCCCAAATATTGTAAAGCTATTCACAAAAAGAACTATAATTTTCGCACCAAAAAAATGGTTATTTAGCTTGCTAGTAATATCTCTAGTTCTATGGCTAATATTTTTGGGAAATTCCCCTTTACGAGACTGGGATGAAGGCACTTACGCTCTAGTCGCCAGAGAAATTTACCGGACTGGTAACTGGCTTTATCCCACCCTTCAGGGAGAACCATTTTTATTAAAACCGCCTTTGATGCAATGGTTAATTGCTTTGTGCTACCAACTAGGAGGAGTGCAAGAGTTAACCACACGCTTACCTGGTGCGATTTTAACTGCCTTGGGTGTGCCTTTGCTTTATTTAGTGGGGTGTTTGGCTTTTAAACAAAATTTACCTGCTCTATTTGCTGCTTTAGTTTACTTGACAATGTTGCCTGTGGTGCGTCATGGACGACTGGCAATGTTAGATGGGATGACTATTTCTTTTTTCTTATTGTTGTTATTTTGTCTTTTAAAGGCACGTCAGAATCGAAAATATGCTCTAGGCGTGGGATTTTGTCTAGGGTTAATTATTCTGACTAAGGGAACGATAGTTTTATTATTGGGGGCGATCGCCTGTTTATTCTTACTTGCAGATCGACAATTAGCTTTGTTGAAAAGCCCCTATTTATGGATAGGAATTTTATTAGGAAATGCTCCTGCGATCGCTTGGTATCTTGCTCAATGGCAACATTATGGTAATACTTTTTTAGAGGTGCATTTTCAAGCACAAGCTTTTGACCGCCTTACACAAACTGTTGAAGGTAATAGCGGGCCTGTTTGGTACTATTTATTAGAATTACTCAAATATGGTTTTCCCTGGCTGTTATTTTTACCTGGAGGGCTTTATCTAGCTTGGAAAAAACGTTATGAAACTTGGGGTTCTCTAGTTCTTTTGGTCATAATTATTTACTTAGGAACTATTTCTTTTATGAGAACTAAGCTTCCGTGGTATGTCATGCCTGTATATCCATTCTTAGCCTTGGCAATTGGTGCTAATTTGAGCGAAGTTTGGCAGAATCGTCATTTTCGAGTGCGAAGCTGGACAATATTTTTGGGTATTATTTCTATTGCTGGTTTCGGAGGTTGTGTTTACTTTTTTATTAAGAAACAGCCTATTTTGATAGTCATGAGCATTGTTTTGATAATAAGTATGGGCATCGCAGCATGGCTAGTTAAACAGCGCGATCGCAACTTTATTCCAGTGTTATTTACAGGCATGTATTTAGTGTTAACCCTGTTGGTAAGTTCGCAATCATGGATTTGGGAATTGAATGAAGCTTTTCCAGTCAAGCCAGTAGCAGCATTAATTCGGGCAAATGTTTCACCAGGAACACAAATTTACACCTCTTTTGCTTATGGCCGTCCCAGTTTAGATTTTTATAGCGATTGCAAGGTAACTGCTACAACTGTGCCACTTCTACAAAAAATGTTATCAAATAAATCTTATTTGCTGTTAGATAATGGGGCTTTACAGCAAATAAATTTAACTGGTAGTAAAATTCTAGGAGCAACTAACGAATTTACACTAATTATTAAAAATTAA
- a CDS encoding glycosyltransferase family 39 protein: protein MNIEKKFLPDGLFFVIVMWLSSRLLIAIAMLLIAPLFPAPSNSVAATFSWDVFYAWDSVWYEKIMTYGYDFSSDVKEIHTVAFFPLFPLLSRIVMLIGFSPKVAAILVNNSAFLATLIILYRWVHEHYGTRTARWVTATLVWCPYSLYGTVIYTEGLFLLCTTSALRAFDKKQYIWAGFWGALSTATRLPGVALIPAFLFVSWKERRGIKAYIASLSVGLGISLYSLYCQIKFGDALAFIHAQKAWRGDAAGFAWQGWWQMLMQITIGFTNFKAGYIKDPLHPLLLLIIIGSACLLWRFRLHLGMVKFRNGICFLWLLLWLLAGDELLKIPLVFGGIYLLWLSRAKIPLVTVVYGFSSLALILNTGITASAERYAYGIVSLSMAFGLLLARYPRWGYPIMYFFGILMLTFSIRFARDLWVA from the coding sequence ATGAATATAGAGAAAAAATTTTTGCCGGATGGCTTATTTTTTGTCATAGTAATGTGGCTATCTAGTAGGCTTCTAATAGCTATCGCAATGTTACTGATTGCTCCATTATTTCCAGCCCCATCTAATAGCGTTGCTGCTACGTTTAGTTGGGATGTTTTTTATGCTTGGGATAGTGTTTGGTATGAGAAAATTATGACTTATGGTTATGATTTCTCTAGTGACGTAAAGGAAATACACACGGTTGCATTTTTTCCTTTATTTCCTTTATTAAGTCGTATAGTTATGTTGATTGGCTTTTCTCCTAAAGTAGCAGCTATATTAGTTAATAATTCGGCTTTTTTAGCTACCTTAATAATACTTTATCGTTGGGTACATGAGCATTACGGCACAAGGACAGCACGATGGGTAACAGCTACTTTAGTATGGTGTCCCTATTCTCTTTATGGAACCGTAATTTACACTGAAGGTCTATTTTTGTTATGTACCACATCTGCATTACGAGCTTTTGATAAAAAGCAATATATTTGGGCAGGATTTTGGGGAGCATTATCTACAGCCACACGATTACCTGGAGTTGCTCTTATACCAGCTTTTCTGTTTGTTTCTTGGAAAGAACGTAGAGGGATAAAAGCCTATATTGCCAGTTTAAGTGTTGGTTTGGGTATATCTCTGTATAGCCTTTATTGTCAAATTAAATTTGGCGATGCTTTGGCCTTCATCCATGCACAAAAAGCGTGGCGTGGTGATGCAGCAGGATTTGCTTGGCAGGGTTGGTGGCAGATGCTGATGCAAATTACGATAGGTTTCACTAATTTTAAAGCTGGCTATATTAAAGACCCTTTGCATCCGTTATTATTGTTAATAATTATTGGTAGTGCCTGTTTATTATGGCGCTTTCGTTTACATCTGGGGATGGTTAAATTCCGCAATGGAATATGTTTTTTATGGCTATTGTTGTGGTTATTGGCAGGAGATGAATTACTAAAAATCCCACTAGTTTTTGGTGGGATATATTTACTATGGTTATCACGCGCTAAAATTCCCCTTGTTACTGTTGTCTATGGGTTTTCTTCCTTGGCTTTAATTTTAAACACTGGAATTACAGCCTCGGCCGAACGCTACGCTTATGGTATTGTATCGCTGTCAATGGCATTTGGATTATTACTTGCCCGTTATCCTCGTTGGGGATACCCAATCATGTACTTTTTTGGAATACTAATGTTGACATTCTCTATTCGATTTGCCCGCGATCTTTGGGTAGCTTAA
- a CDS encoding EamA family transporter — MNVSNQRKIALAALFIGVGAISFGSIFVKLSETQLSPNATVFNRLWLASVFFLLWNGYKAIRQRLSLDKPEEQQSYTSQDLWLLGSAGIFWAGTLVSLAWSLTETSVAISSVLHNLAPIFTSLGVWLLYRKSFESQFLIGMVIALGGAIAIEFEELQIATDEVQGGFAAIVSAIFLSVYLLIVEKLRTKFSPATIQLWISAISALVILPILLFTQDQLFPSTTSGWLWVISLALICQVLGHGLLTYCLAKFSSVVVSLVHLLEPVFSGIFALIIFSEKLTFSNWVGFAVVLMGLYLAVSSQGVVNFPIQKLVTNIVNTFVKSMTSKLSLLKQQFSETPALLGTASLLFALIPISLAPSLTKLCQQEIGANAVVFHRSWIATIVFALWNLLEAFRSQKSENEPIENEPFTSQEVWLLLAMGTSAGTYLLLWAWSLSQTSVANVALLSNLNSLFVALAGYVLFGRRFDNRFVIGLVIALAGAIAFELNKVQFATDQILGDTLALLTAIFMATCMLLIERLRTRFSTATIMLWRCGVTTMFLLPVLPFLEDRLLPYSWTGWFFIIFQALFCQVLGQGLLAYSLSRISSSVVAVTLLLEPVLASIFAWFIFSEQVGLFDWATFAVVLVGIYLAQSSQSTVQITNEGS; from the coding sequence ATGAATGTATCCAATCAAAGGAAGATAGCCCTAGCTGCATTATTTATTGGTGTAGGTGCTATATCTTTTGGCTCTATTTTCGTGAAATTGAGCGAAACTCAACTCAGCCCCAATGCCACTGTATTTAATCGCTTGTGGCTTGCTAGTGTGTTCTTCTTGCTCTGGAACGGATACAAGGCTATACGTCAGCGACTTTCCTTAGACAAACCTGAAGAACAGCAATCCTACACTAGCCAGGATCTCTGGCTATTGGGAAGTGCTGGGATATTTTGGGCTGGCACTTTAGTCTCTTTGGCTTGGTCTTTGACTGAAACTAGCGTTGCGATTTCTAGTGTTTTACATAATCTCGCCCCCATATTTACTAGCTTAGGGGTGTGGCTGTTATATCGTAAGAGTTTTGAGAGCCAATTCCTGATTGGGATGGTCATCGCCCTTGGGGGAGCGATCGCTATAGAATTTGAGGAGTTGCAAATCGCCACAGACGAAGTTCAAGGGGGCTTTGCTGCGATCGTTTCTGCAATTTTCTTGAGTGTATATCTGCTAATCGTAGAAAAATTACGAACTAAATTTTCTCCAGCCACAATCCAGTTGTGGATCAGTGCGATTAGTGCCCTAGTCATCTTACCCATACTTTTGTTTACTCAAGATCAGCTTTTTCCTTCTACAACCAGTGGGTGGCTTTGGGTCATTTCCCTAGCGTTGATCTGCCAAGTTTTAGGTCATGGGCTTTTGACCTATTGCCTTGCCAAGTTTTCCTCTGTGGTTGTTTCATTGGTGCATCTTTTAGAGCCAGTATTTAGCGGCATTTTCGCTCTGATCATATTTTCGGAAAAATTGACTTTCTCAAATTGGGTAGGTTTCGCTGTAGTTTTAATGGGTTTATACTTAGCCGTATCTAGCCAAGGTGTTGTTAATTTCCCGATCCAGAAATTAGTCACAAATATAGTTAACACTTTCGTTAAAAGTATGACGAGCAAACTGTCATTACTAAAGCAACAATTCTCTGAAACACCAGCTTTATTAGGAACTGCATCATTATTATTTGCCCTAATTCCTATATCTTTAGCACCATCTCTGACTAAATTATGTCAACAAGAAATTGGTGCAAATGCTGTAGTATTTCATCGCAGTTGGATCGCCACAATTGTCTTTGCCCTGTGGAATTTACTTGAAGCTTTCCGCAGCCAAAAGTCTGAGAATGAACCTATAGAAAATGAGCCTTTTACCAGTCAAGAAGTGTGGCTATTGTTGGCAATGGGAACCTCTGCTGGAACCTACCTTCTTTTGTGGGCTTGGTCGCTGAGTCAAACGAGTGTTGCTAATGTTGCTTTACTCTCTAATTTGAACTCCTTATTTGTTGCTTTGGCTGGGTATGTGTTATTCGGTCGGCGCTTCGATAACAGATTCGTGATTGGACTGGTCATAGCCTTGGCGGGTGCGATCGCATTTGAACTCAATAAGGTGCAATTTGCAACTGACCAAATACTGGGTGATACCTTAGCATTGTTAACTGCCATTTTCATGGCTACGTGTATGCTGCTGATAGAACGACTCCGAACCCGGTTTAGCACCGCAACTATCATGCTGTGGCGCTGTGGAGTGACAACGATGTTTCTACTACCAGTACTCCCATTCCTCGAAGATCGATTGTTACCCTATTCCTGGACGGGTTGGTTTTTCATCATTTTCCAAGCCCTCTTCTGCCAAGTATTGGGTCAGGGACTTTTAGCTTATAGCCTCAGCAGAATCTCTTCTAGCGTCGTCGCCGTCACACTTCTCCTCGAACCAGTCTTGGCTTCCATTTTTGCTTGGTTCATTTTTTCAGAACAAGTAGGTTTGTTTGACTGGGCGACTTTCGCCGTAGTTTTAGTGGGTATCTATCTAGCGCAATCTAGCCAATCCACTGTTCAAATAACAAACGAAGGATCGTAG
- a CDS encoding mannosyltransferase family protein: MVKVQIVIKKVLWKNDFLFPAAIWLASRIFIWTAMLLVAPKLPLPPEEFLPHFGWGVFDAWDSMHYRAIATSGYEFVNDGKQHNLAFFPLFPLSIWVLMKLGLPFELAGTLVNNLAFFAALYCLYFWVKEHYGINAAHWTTAVVSLYPSSMFTGVVYTEGLYLFLSTSALRAFDQKQYGWTGLWGAMATATRPTGMALIPALAIAAWKERRPPIAYIAGFVTAIGILLFSFYCAIYFGNPLAFIEAQRGWRPNLGFDWQGWLNMLMQIIVGTKNWQYGWIQKPSGGIVDPWYLLLLGVIFTSAYLLWRFRQRFSSLKLFYGFYALVLFLLILASEEWINNLLNLFMVLGGSYVLWRLRTQLTAVTVIYGFCGIGLLLASGGTISLSRLAYGIVPLNIAIGVLLSRHPRQGYLILGAFMTLLAKIAIGFAQERWVG; the protein is encoded by the coding sequence ATGGTCAAAGTTCAAATAGTTATAAAAAAAGTTTTATGGAAAAATGATTTCCTGTTTCCAGCAGCAATATGGCTTGCCAGTCGAATATTCATCTGGACTGCTATGTTGCTGGTTGCACCAAAATTACCGTTACCACCAGAAGAATTTTTGCCTCATTTTGGCTGGGGGGTTTTTGATGCCTGGGATAGTATGCATTATCGAGCGATCGCAACTTCTGGATATGAATTTGTGAATGACGGTAAGCAACATAATCTTGCCTTTTTTCCCCTGTTTCCCTTAAGCATCTGGGTTTTGATGAAGCTGGGCTTGCCGTTTGAATTAGCAGGTACGTTAGTCAACAATCTGGCATTTTTCGCAGCGCTTTACTGTTTGTATTTTTGGGTTAAGGAGCATTATGGCATCAATGCGGCGCACTGGACTACTGCTGTAGTTTCTTTATATCCATCATCCATGTTTACGGGGGTGGTTTACACAGAGGGGCTGTATTTGTTTTTGAGTACATCGGCTTTGCGGGCGTTTGATCAAAAGCAGTATGGCTGGACTGGGCTTTGGGGGGCGATGGCGACAGCAACACGTCCCACAGGTATGGCACTAATTCCAGCATTAGCGATCGCAGCGTGGAAAGAACGCCGACCACCCATAGCCTATATTGCTGGTTTTGTTACCGCCATTGGCATACTTCTATTCAGTTTTTATTGTGCGATTTATTTTGGCAACCCTTTAGCTTTTATCGAAGCACAACGAGGATGGCGGCCCAATCTGGGGTTTGATTGGCAGGGTTGGTTAAATATGCTGATGCAAATTATAGTTGGCACAAAAAACTGGCAATATGGTTGGATTCAAAAACCATCTGGCGGGATTGTAGACCCCTGGTATCTCTTGTTATTAGGCGTGATTTTTACCAGTGCCTATCTTTTATGGCGTTTCCGTCAACGTTTTAGTTCTCTAAAATTATTCTATGGTTTTTATGCTTTAGTCTTATTTTTGTTGATTCTAGCGAGTGAAGAGTGGATCAATAACTTGCTCAACTTGTTTATGGTTTTGGGTGGTAGCTATGTGTTATGGCGCTTACGCACGCAACTTACCGCAGTTACAGTTATCTATGGCTTTTGCGGTATTGGTTTGCTGCTAGCTTCGGGGGGTACTATCTCCTTGAGCCGTCTCGCTTATGGTATTGTGCCTTTGAATATAGCCATTGGTGTGCTGCTATCTCGCCATCCTCGTCAGGGATATTTAATCTTGGGTGCTTTTATGACACTACTAGCCAAAATAGCTATAGGATTTGCCCAAGAACGTTGGGTTGGTTAG